In Papaver somniferum cultivar HN1 chromosome 9, ASM357369v1, whole genome shotgun sequence, the genomic stretch CTAAGCCATGACCCTTCATGATCAGCCATAGACCCTTTCCAGGTAAGTATGATTTCCATTTGCATTTCACGCTTatgttatatgattattttctctACCTTTTCttcataggaagtatgagcatccaacaaatggaatgcaacttgacTCATCAAGTTTGGTCACAATCATATCTTGCATCGCAATATCTagacagatgatatgagaggtcaATACGCCGCAATTATCTCTCAATTAGATGACATGAGTGACAACGTGCTAGACCGGTAATGCTGCGACTCATTGCGGATGTCTACGTACCATTCTCTACTCTAAAAGGATCAAGCACTTACCGTAACTTATCCTCGAGGGATAAGTAACTTAAGCCACCTCGTTTGCaaggtcgtggccaagcaataataataatgtcctagtccgtataggccgttccgccAAAATGCACAAAGGTTGCACATATTTAGTCCGTGGAATGGCATAGATGCCTTCGCATCATATGCCCCATTGGCAAGGCTACACATCTATAAATGAGGCTAAGAATCATTTATGCTCCTCCGACTAAGCTATGAAGTATATTCCGCGACAATAGAATCCTTACCTCCGGTCCTACCAGGAGATTTACCGGTATCTAACCACTCAACAAGTACCAAAAGGATATCAACAATCTCGGTAGGATATTCTACCCCGAACATGAACAGGATTAAGATTAACACATACGGGGCGGCCATGGGTCACCCGAGTTTCGTCGGTGTAGGTTTCATTTGCAGGATTCATACGCACGAACTGTAATGGATTTAGCTCAACCTTTAGGAATTACGACTGCCTTAAAAACTTGAGCTCTGCTTTTGGCATTAAGAACGACAACAAAAAGGCAATGGTCAAAAGTTCTATTCGAGATGGATTCAGAGAACCTTTTGGCGCTTCATCACATCCCATATCGCTCCCCCTTGGCACATCTCAGGGATGATTGaggaaataaaaaaacaaaatacgACATATTGCGCAGGTTGCTATCCAGCATAACTAcaaagaaggaaatcaagcagtaGATGGCTCGGCCAATCATGCGGTAGATGGAAGTCAAATGAGAAATTTTTCAACCAAAATTTGGGACCAGACAATCCCGATTTTTATTAGTCATATTATCTTCCATGGCTCCGTGAGTACACATACCCACATCAAATTGTAACGTAATTTTCTATTAGTAAAATGCAtgctcaaaaaaaataaaaaaaataaattggtcACATTTTTGTAAAAGATCACTGCCTTTAGTTTTTTAGAAACGGAGCGGAGCTCGATATATTGACCTCAAGCTCCTAGAGTCCTAGCCAACTGGGTTAGCCCAAGCACACTGTGAAAATAAGAAACGGCCTAAATTGTAAATCCTCTCTTCCATCAACCATTTCATTTTCTCCTCTTCTCACTTATTCATGGCATCTCTCTTTTTCAGaagaatttttagggtttatgctCATATTAGTAGTACCAAATCCTCACTCTCATCATCAACAACACTCTACAATGAAACCAGAAGAACTTTCAGATCCAAAGCAGCATTAGAATCCCTAATTACAGCAGCTGAAGAAAAAACCTCTAATCTAATTCTTTACAATTACCCTTCATTTTCTGGTTCTTATTCAGCTCTCTTTGCTCAGATTTACTATACTCATCTTCAAATTCCTCATCTCATTTTGCCTTTCTCTTCAGTTGAACCTTTCAGGTAACTATGAATAGCAACCCAAttttgacttttttttcttttctcctttctTCTGATTTTGATCTTGTTGATTCATTGTAATAGGGTTGAAGATTTGAATATAGGAGGAACTGTTGATACATGTTATCTCCTTGATTTTGTTGGGCCTAAAGGATTCACTGTGAAACTATCTAAGGTATTTAACAGGTAAGTGGGGTTTAGGGTTTATCaatattttgttctttcattTTTGATgtatgtttagggtttatgatttgaACAGGTACTTAAATGATGATTTTACGTTTGAATTAGGGTTATAGTGTTCGACCACAGTAAATTGGCAATGTCAAAGGTTCCCTCCAATGAGGAATGTCCAGATAACTTAGAGTTGAATATCAATGTACATGAGAGTAGTTCCAAAGCTGTTTATAATTACTTCTTGAACAAACTATTGGATACAAACTGTACACTTGTTAGAAATGAAGATAGAGACCGTATTGAAACACTACTTAAGTACATTGAAGATGGTGAGCTGAACAAGTGGAACTTACCTGATACTAGAGCGTTTGATATCAGTTTGAAAGTAGAGCGGCGGAAGCTGAATTGCATTACTAATCCATACATGTTTGATCAGGTTTAGTTTCTTTCTTGGGTTAAGTTTCTGTTTATATGGTTGCTAAATGGGATTTGGTAATGGAATGTAATATATGTGATTGTTTATTAACTTGAATATGATTTACCAACAGTTAATGCAACTGGATCCCACTGATTTAATTACCCGGGGAAATGCTTACATCTCTTCTCGCCAAAATGCCGCAAATAAGTTACTGGATAAACCTTTCAAAATTCATTTGGGCAGAGGTTTCTATGGAGAATGTTTGGTATAGTTCTCTCTTTCTCCCCCCACTTATCCCTGCCGTTAGTCTGTAACTGTTGAATGATTGACGTAGGAAAGTGATTTCCTGTTATGTTTATAGTTTATTTGATTTGTCCAATCCTCCACATTTTAATTTGTAAATTTTCATACTATATCCATGTGTTACTGTTATAGGGAATTAGAGCTGATGGGAACGCAAACTTAAGCGATGAAATTGGAAAAGAACTTAGTTTAAGAAGTGCTGCAGCTGGCTTAAGGTAAAATTTTCATC encodes the following:
- the LOC113313868 gene encoding uncharacterized protein LOC113313868, which produces MASLFFRRIFRVYAHISSTKSSLSSSTTLYNETRRTFRSKAALESLITAAEEKTSNLILYNYPSFSGSYSALFAQIYYTHLQIPHLILPFSSVEPFRVEDLNIGGTVDTCYLLDFVGPKGFTVKLSKVFNRVIVFDHSKLAMSKVPSNEECPDNLELNINVHESSSKAVYNYFLNKLLDTNCTLVRNEDRDRIETLLKYIEDGELNKWNLPDTRAFDISLKVERRKLNCITNPYMFDQLMQLDPTDLITRGNAYISSRQNAANKLLDKPFKIHLGRGFYGECLGIRADGNANLSDEIGKELSLRSAAAGLRPIGAVIYMQRKNLKMCLRSNDSSTDTSEIAKAYGGGGTSASSSFIIRMDEYNEWVSGRSRKVCKVFHEKTF